From Carettochelys insculpta isolate YL-2023 chromosome 3, ASM3395843v1, whole genome shotgun sequence, a single genomic window includes:
- the OTOR gene encoding otoraplin, which translates to MILSTDLVLLLLCLGVTYPGVTGIFMDKLASKKLCADKECVFAISLARAEDDYNAPDCRFINLKKGQLIYIYSKLVKERDAGEFWAGSVYGEQYEDQMGTVGYFPSSLVSEQQVYQEANKTIPTTAIDFFCE; encoded by the exons ATGATACTAAGTACTGATTTGGTTTTACTGCTTTTATGCCTTGGAGTTACTTATCCTGGTGTGACTGGAATTTTTATGGACAAGCTTGCCAGCAAAAAGCTCTGTGCTGACAAGGAGTGTGTTT ttgccATTTCTCTTGCCAGAGCAGAAGATGATTACAACGCACCAGATTGCAGGTTTATTAATCTTAAAAAAGGGCAGTTGATTTATATTTATTCAAAActagtgaaagagagagatgctggaGAGTTCTGGGCTGGAAGT GTGTATGGTGAGCAGTATGAAGACCAGATGGGAACTGTTGGCTACTTTCCTAGCAGTTTAGTCTCAGAGCAGCAGGTTTATCAAGAAGCTAATAAGACAATCCCTACAACG GCCATTGACTTCTTCTGTGAATAG